The Phyllopteryx taeniolatus isolate TA_2022b chromosome 7, UOR_Ptae_1.2, whole genome shotgun sequence genome has a segment encoding these proteins:
- the hykk.2 gene encoding hydroxylysine kinase, which translates to MINPREFYATLSHTTRDMAANHAKPNLSQSQAAEIVKKHYKLTPRQLRCLPSYDDQNFFIATVEGGEYLLKIMNSVHTKDPTLIELQTYAMNFLHENGLPTQTTLKTTMGQNMILEDIDCGSGLQKHLVRLLTYLPGIPISDVPFSSQLLYEVGQTAARMDNTLKEMEHPQLCVLQREGFIWSLSNVPLLEKYMKVLDGDPLLEVVKSVLQQYKTAVAPKYSSFRACLIHGDFNDLNVLVQANESNGSKISGIIDFGDMNFGCYVYELAITITYMMLEHPNPIDVGGPILAGWESVFPLNASERDCLFWLVLSRLCQSLVIARFSVTLQPENEEYLMHSSKKGIPILRKFFEIGKEQVEKVWFQGAAQFNDRK; encoded by the exons ATGATAAATCCGAGGGAATTCTACGCCACCTTGTCACACACAACGAG GGACATGGCAGCGAACCACGCCAAGCCCAACCTCAGCCAATCTCAGGCAGCAGAGATTGTGAAGAAACACTACAAGCTGACTCCCCGTCAACTCCGTTGTCTCCCCAGCTATGATGACCAGAACTTTTTCATTGCGACTGTCGAAGGTGGCGAGTATTTGCTGAAGATTatgaactcggtgcacacaaaGGACCCCACCCTGATAGAACTGCAGACTTACGCAATGAACTTTCTGCATGAAAATGGACTTCCTACCCAAACAACCCTGAAAACAACAATGGGACAGAACATGATCCTGGAAGACATCG ATTGTGGCTCTGGTTTACAGAAGCACCTGGTGCGCCTGTTGACCTATTTGCCAGGAATCCCCATTTCTGATGTGCCTTTCTCATCACAACTACTTTATGAAGTTGGCCAGACAGCAGCCAGAATGGACAACACCCTCAAAGAG aTGGAACATCCTCAACTGTGTGTGCTGCAGAGGGAGGGGTTCATATGGAGTTTGTCAAATGTTCCCCTTCTGGAGAAATACATGAAAGTACTCGATGGAGATCCTCTCCTGGAGGTTGTGAAGTCTGTCCTCCAGCAGTACAAGACTGCTGTGGCCCCCAAATACTCTAGTTTCCGCGCAT GTCTCATTCATGGAGACTTCAATGATCTCAATGTGCTGGTGCAAGCTAATGAAAGTAATGGCTCCAAGATTTCTGGTATCATTGATTTTGGTGATATGAACTTCGGTTGCTACGTCTATGAGCTCGCCATCACCATCACGTACATGATGCTGGAGCACCCCAACCCAATTGATGTGGGCGGACCTATCCTAGCAGGCTGGGAAAGTGTCTTTCCTCTCAACGCGTCAGAGAGAGACTGCCTCTTTTGGTTGGTCCTGTCACGCCTCTGCCAGTCATTAGTCATTGCTCGTTTTTCGGTGACTTTGCAACCCGAAAATGAAGAATATCTGATGCATTCGTCCAAGAAAGGCATTCCAATTTTACGCAAGTTCTTTGAGATAGGAAAGGAGCAAGTGGAGAAAGTGTGGTTCCAAGGTGCTGCTCAGTTCAATGACAGAAAGTGA